Proteins from one Arthrobacter sp. Soc17.1.1.1 genomic window:
- a CDS encoding class I SAM-dependent methyltransferase: MTSYSSPRGSQGGPRLAGQRRRELADAYLSGAGRYDRVRPGYPAAVADWVVPPQACRAADIGAGTGIFTALLVDRALEVTAVDPSEDMLAVLATRLPGVPALPGTAEHSPLPDASVDLLTLAQTWHWCDHPAAVREAARVLTPGGRLALLWNQLDVSLPWVHRLSRIMHAGDVFSPAYRPTFGPSFGPPEDFLVHWSQELTVPALLDLARSRSHYRRASPIGRARVETNLRWYLTEYLAFPPDAVVRLPYYTHAWRAQLLPR; encoded by the coding sequence ATGACCTCCTATAGCAGCCCGCGCGGCTCGCAGGGCGGACCACGCCTCGCCGGGCAGCGCCGCCGCGAGCTGGCGGACGCCTACCTCTCCGGTGCGGGACGGTACGACCGCGTGCGGCCCGGCTATCCCGCCGCCGTGGCCGACTGGGTCGTCCCCCCGCAGGCCTGCAGGGCTGCCGATATCGGTGCCGGGACCGGGATCTTCACCGCCCTCCTGGTGGACCGCGCCCTCGAGGTGACCGCGGTCGATCCGTCCGAGGACATGCTGGCCGTCCTGGCGACGAGACTGCCCGGCGTGCCCGCCCTCCCCGGCACCGCCGAGCACTCCCCCCTGCCGGACGCCTCCGTCGACCTCCTCACGCTCGCCCAGACCTGGCACTGGTGCGACCACCCGGCGGCGGTCCGCGAAGCCGCCCGCGTGCTGACGCCCGGCGGCCGGCTCGCGCTGCTGTGGAACCAGCTCGACGTCTCCCTGCCCTGGGTGCACCGCCTGTCCCGCATCATGCACGCCGGCGACGTGTTCTCCCCCGCGTACCGCCCGACGTTCGGGCCGTCCTTCGGGCCCCCGGAGGACTTCCTCGTGCACTGGTCGCAGGAGCTCACCGTTCCCGCCCTCCTGGACCTGGCCCGCTCCCGCAGCCACTACCGGCGCGCCTCGCCCATCGGACGCGCCCGCGTCGAGACCAACCTGCGCTGGTACCTCACCGAGTACCTCGCGTTCCCGCCCGATGCCGTGGTGCGGCTCCCCTACTACACCCACGCCTGGCGGGCCCAGCTGCTCCCGCGCTAG
- a CDS encoding metal ABC transporter substrate-binding protein, translating into MPRNLPGGSAPARIAQCLVLLAVLGGCVASPGRQAPEDDRPLVLTTFSVLADLAGEVAGGHVRVESITKVGAEIHGYEPTPSDLVRAQDADLILDNGLGLERWFERFLTAVDAPHVVLSDGVEPVDIRSGDYSGHANPHAWMSPLAAQVYVDNTVEALSGLAPEHAADFEANGRRLKDELAELLAAFRADIAGVATPALVTCEGAFSYLARDTGLAEAFIWPVNADSEGTPRQIRDVIGFVEDRGVRTLFCESTVNASAQEQVALATGADLGGTLYVDSLSGPDGPVPTFVDLIRYDLETIAEGITR; encoded by the coding sequence ATGCCTCGGAATCTGCCCGGCGGGTCCGCCCCTGCACGCATCGCGCAGTGCCTGGTCCTCCTCGCCGTGCTCGGCGGATGCGTCGCCTCCCCCGGGCGCCAGGCGCCGGAGGACGACCGGCCACTCGTCCTGACCACCTTCTCGGTGCTCGCGGATCTGGCCGGTGAGGTCGCCGGCGGGCACGTGCGCGTCGAGTCCATCACGAAGGTCGGAGCGGAGATCCACGGGTACGAGCCGACGCCGTCCGACCTCGTCCGGGCGCAGGACGCCGATCTCATCCTCGACAACGGGCTCGGGCTCGAGCGGTGGTTCGAGCGCTTCCTCACCGCCGTCGACGCGCCGCACGTGGTCCTGTCCGACGGCGTGGAGCCCGTGGACATCCGCTCGGGCGACTACAGCGGGCACGCGAACCCGCATGCCTGGATGTCCCCGCTCGCCGCGCAGGTCTACGTGGACAACACCGTGGAGGCCCTCTCCGGGCTCGCTCCCGAGCATGCCGCCGACTTCGAGGCGAACGGACGGCGGCTGAAGGACGAGCTGGCGGAACTGCTGGCCGCCTTCCGCGCCGACATCGCCGGCGTCGCCACACCGGCCCTGGTGACCTGCGAGGGGGCGTTCTCCTACCTCGCCCGCGACACCGGACTCGCGGAGGCGTTCATCTGGCCCGTGAACGCCGACTCCGAGGGGACTCCCCGCCAGATCCGCGACGTCATCGGTTTCGTCGAGGACCGCGGGGTACGGACGCTCTTCTGCGAGTCGACGGTCAACGCCTCCGCGCAGGAGCAGGTGGCCCTCGCCACCGGCGCGGACCTCGGCGGCACGCTCTACGTGGACTCGCTCTCCGGACCCGACGGACCCGTGCCCACGTTCGTCGACCTCATCCGCTACGACCTCGAGACCATCGCGGAGGGGATCACACGATGA
- a CDS encoding metal ABC transporter ATP-binding protein, which yields MTTDLQPGAAVLDVRHLTVRYDEVHALDDVSLTLAAGRICGLIGVNGSGKSTLFKALMGLLVPREGSVELFGTTTTQARKRGLVAYMPQAEEVDWTFPVSVSDVVAMGLYGRLGAARRLGAADRAAVGDALERVGLTALRRRQIGQLSGGQRKRVFIARSIAQDARLLLLDEPFAGVDQASERTMTDLLKALRDEGRSVLVSTHDLAGVPALCDEAVLLHRRVLASGDPAQVLTHGNLARAFGSAPADPADPTPAAASRSDGGF from the coding sequence ATGACCACCGACCTGCAGCCCGGTGCCGCGGTGCTGGACGTCCGGCACCTCACCGTCCGCTACGACGAGGTGCACGCGCTCGACGACGTCTCGCTCACGCTGGCGGCCGGCAGGATCTGCGGGCTCATCGGCGTGAACGGCTCCGGGAAGTCGACCCTGTTCAAGGCCCTCATGGGGCTCCTGGTCCCGCGCGAGGGCAGCGTCGAGCTCTTCGGGACGACCACCACGCAGGCGCGGAAGCGGGGGCTCGTCGCCTACATGCCGCAGGCCGAGGAGGTCGACTGGACCTTCCCGGTCTCGGTCTCCGACGTCGTCGCGATGGGACTGTACGGGCGGCTGGGCGCCGCCCGCCGCCTCGGGGCCGCCGACCGCGCAGCGGTGGGCGACGCCCTGGAACGGGTGGGCCTCACCGCACTGCGCAGACGGCAGATCGGCCAGCTGTCCGGCGGCCAGCGCAAGCGGGTGTTCATCGCCCGGAGCATCGCGCAGGACGCCCGGCTGCTCCTGCTCGACGAGCCGTTCGCGGGCGTCGACCAGGCCAGCGAGCGTACGATGACGGACCTCCTGAAGGCCCTCCGCGACGAGGGCCGGTCGGTGCTCGTCTCGACCCACGATCTCGCCGGGGTCCCCGCCCTGTGCGACGAGGCGGTCCTCCTGCACCGGCGCGTCCTGGCATCGGGTGACCCGGCGCAGGTGCTCACCCACGGCAACCTCGCGCGGGCCTTCGGATCCGCACCCGCGGACCCCGCGGACCCCACCCCGGCTGCGGCGTCGCGCTCCGACGGCGGTTTCTGA
- a CDS encoding metal ABC transporter permease produces MDVLTFLLEPLQYGFLTRALAVTVAAAVVAAVLSCWLILMGWSLMGDAVSHAVLPGVALAYILGIPFSIGAFVFGAGAVALIGVVRSTTKLKADTVIGVVFTALFAAGLAIVSATPSQIDLMHILFGNVLGVSAADVWQVLVLGAVTLAVLLFKRRDLTLLAFDRTHAHVIGLNIRLLSALLLGLLALTVVVGLQAVGIILVVAMLITPGATAFLLSRSFDRMLAIAVVLTVAASVAGIYASYYLDISTGAAVVLCQALVFAAVYLFARPDGILWRARRRSRVRSRVRSGPAARTEA; encoded by the coding sequence ATGGACGTCCTCACCTTCCTCCTCGAACCGCTGCAGTACGGTTTCCTCACGCGGGCCCTCGCCGTGACGGTGGCCGCGGCCGTGGTGGCCGCCGTCCTCTCGTGCTGGCTGATCCTCATGGGCTGGTCGCTCATGGGCGACGCCGTCTCGCACGCCGTCCTCCCGGGCGTGGCCCTCGCCTACATCCTGGGGATCCCGTTCTCCATCGGCGCGTTCGTCTTCGGCGCGGGGGCGGTCGCGCTCATCGGGGTGGTCCGCTCCACCACGAAGCTGAAGGCCGACACCGTGATCGGCGTGGTCTTCACGGCGCTCTTCGCGGCGGGCCTCGCCATCGTCTCGGCGACGCCGTCCCAGATCGACCTCATGCACATCCTGTTCGGCAACGTCCTCGGGGTGTCCGCAGCCGATGTGTGGCAGGTGCTGGTCCTCGGCGCCGTGACCCTCGCCGTCCTGCTGTTCAAGCGGCGCGACCTCACCCTCCTCGCCTTCGACCGCACGCACGCCCACGTGATCGGGCTCAACATCCGGCTGCTGTCCGCCCTGCTGCTGGGGCTGCTCGCGCTCACCGTCGTCGTCGGGCTGCAGGCCGTCGGCATCATCCTCGTGGTGGCCATGCTCATCACCCCCGGTGCCACGGCCTTCCTGCTGTCCCGCAGCTTCGACCGCATGCTCGCCATCGCCGTCGTCCTCACCGTGGCGGCGTCCGTGGCCGGGATCTACGCGAGCTACTACCTGGACATCTCCACCGGCGCGGCGGTGGTGCTGTGCCAGGCGCTCGTGTTCGCCGCCGTCTACCTCTTCGCCCGGCCGGACGGCATCCTCTGGCGGGCCCGACGGCGCTCCCGGGTGCGCTCCCGGGTGCGCAGCGGTCCGGCGGCCCGGACGGAGGCCTGA
- a CDS encoding metal-dependent transcriptional regulator: MAGRRGAVLSIESTSVQDYVKAVYAFTEWQDTAMTATHLAARLSVANSSVTGMVAKLVDLGLADHRKYGPIALTPSGRTLALAMVRRHRLIETFLVTELGYGWDEVHDEAELLEHTVSDAFIERLDAKLGRPRRDPHGDPIPAADGTVEYPPAYRLDGVDDGHAGRLVRVSDEDPDVLRLLDRHGIGLDAELRLGRPGAGPLLELHVAAPGDGGNAGDTGPDAAAPVPRTLTVDTALARALWIATTVPHEGCTAGAPR; the protein is encoded by the coding sequence ATGGCGGGCCGCAGGGGCGCCGTCCTCAGCATCGAATCGACCAGCGTGCAGGACTACGTGAAGGCCGTCTACGCCTTCACCGAGTGGCAGGACACCGCCATGACCGCCACGCACCTGGCGGCGCGCCTGTCCGTCGCCAACTCCTCGGTGACGGGAATGGTCGCGAAGCTCGTGGATCTCGGCCTCGCGGACCACCGGAAGTACGGCCCCATCGCCCTCACCCCGTCGGGCCGGACGCTCGCCCTCGCGATGGTGAGGCGGCACCGGCTCATCGAGACCTTCCTCGTCACCGAGCTCGGCTACGGCTGGGACGAGGTGCACGACGAGGCCGAGCTCCTCGAGCACACCGTCTCCGACGCCTTCATCGAACGCCTCGATGCGAAGCTCGGCCGCCCGCGGCGCGACCCCCACGGGGACCCCATCCCGGCCGCCGACGGCACCGTCGAGTATCCGCCGGCGTACCGCCTCGACGGCGTCGACGACGGGCACGCGGGCCGACTGGTGCGGGTCAGCGACGAGGACCCCGACGTCCTGCGCCTCCTCGACCGCCACGGCATCGGGCTCGACGCCGAGCTGCGCCTGGGACGCCCTGGTGCCGGTCCCCTGCTGGAGCTGCACGTCGCCGCTCCCGGCGACGGAGGGAACGCCGGGGACACTGGCCCGGATGCCGCGGCGCCCGTGCCGCGGACGCTGACCGTCGACACCGCCCTCGCCCGCGCCCTGTGGATCGCGACGACCGTCCCCCACGAGGGGTGCACCGCCGGCGCGCCGCGGTGA
- a CDS encoding carboxylate-amine ligase produces the protein MTTLGLEEEYLLLDPVSGLPAHHAAGVQALLEAVPEIGDDEIQRELLSCQIETATPVCETLAQAEDSLLTFRRTFADAAAQVGTVGAATGTAPWIPQAYPELTDKQRYEDLRATAPGIVGDQFVNGLHVHVGVPDKERGVQALNRIRPWIPLLTALGVNSPYWLGRDSGFGSWRVVHYRRWAVQGVAPWFADAADYERRITALSATGAILDRGVLTWVARLSDRYPTLELRACDVQLEAGDAVLLGALTRALVVTALHDAEEDTEPLVPDPELLDAALWQGARDGMEHHLVDLATAEPVPARQHLEAFLDHVGAALEAEGDTGQVRDALAAAAERGTGAERQRRAMRDGGLDALLSLYGSTLTA, from the coding sequence ATGACCACGCTCGGACTTGAGGAGGAGTACCTGCTCCTCGACCCGGTGTCCGGACTGCCCGCCCACCACGCGGCGGGGGTGCAGGCACTGCTCGAGGCCGTGCCGGAGATCGGCGACGACGAGATCCAGCGCGAGCTCCTGTCCTGCCAGATCGAGACGGCGACCCCCGTGTGCGAGACGCTGGCGCAGGCCGAGGACTCCCTGCTGACCTTCCGCAGGACGTTCGCCGACGCCGCGGCACAGGTCGGGACCGTCGGCGCCGCCACCGGGACGGCGCCCTGGATCCCGCAGGCCTATCCGGAGCTGACGGACAAGCAGCGCTACGAGGATCTGCGCGCCACCGCTCCGGGCATCGTGGGCGACCAGTTCGTCAACGGCCTGCACGTGCACGTCGGCGTGCCGGACAAGGAGCGCGGCGTCCAGGCCCTGAACCGGATCCGCCCCTGGATCCCGCTGCTGACGGCCCTCGGGGTGAATTCGCCGTACTGGCTCGGCCGGGACAGCGGGTTCGGCAGCTGGCGGGTCGTCCACTACCGGCGGTGGGCCGTCCAGGGCGTGGCGCCCTGGTTCGCCGACGCCGCCGACTACGAGCGACGCATCACCGCCCTCAGCGCGACGGGTGCGATCCTCGATCGCGGGGTGCTGACGTGGGTGGCCCGGCTCTCCGACCGTTACCCGACCCTGGAGCTGAGGGCCTGCGACGTGCAGCTCGAGGCCGGGGACGCCGTGCTGCTCGGGGCGCTGACGCGGGCGCTCGTCGTCACAGCCCTGCACGACGCCGAGGAGGACACCGAGCCCCTCGTGCCGGACCCGGAACTGCTCGACGCCGCGCTCTGGCAGGGTGCGCGGGACGGCATGGAACACCATCTCGTGGACCTCGCCACCGCGGAACCCGTGCCCGCGCGGCAGCACCTCGAGGCCTTCCTCGATCACGTCGGCGCCGCCCTCGAGGCCGAGGGCGACACCGGGCAGGTGCGGGACGCTCTGGCGGCCGCGGCGGAACGCGGCACGGGCGCCGAGCGCCAGCGCCGGGCCATGCGCGACGGCGGCCTGGACGCGCTCCTGTCGCTGTACGGCAGCACCCTCACCGCCTGA
- a CDS encoding alpha-galactosidase, giving the protein MTFEPLHLSRGGTSVVLEPHPHGLPALTYWGPDLGDAGDLATLAAAQQPQRVSGGIDVPARLTLVPLESAGWQGTPGLTGDRSGSHLHPRFTVVSVDCPPGAATAVIEARDDDAGLALTAHVGLSASGLLTQRLVLTNTGDDDYEVRSLHLFFPLHHTAAEVLDTTGRHLRERSPQRHALTAGTYARTSRRGRPGADATVLLAAGAAGFGFEHGRVQGVHLAWSGNQQVLVEKTPAGAAFLAAGEVLSPREVVLAPGESYATPEAVGSWGEGLNELSGRFHRDLRARTSHPQRPRPVTLNTWEAVYFDLDLPRLLALADRAASLGVERFVLDDGWFRGRRDDTSSLGDWYVDETVWPDGLAPIIDHVRGLGMEFGLWFEPEMVNPDSDLARAHPEWILQPEGRLPLPGRQQQVLNLGNPDAYAYILERLDDILTANDIAYVKWDHNRDLLEAADARTGQAAVHRHVLALYRLLDELRQRHPGLEIESCASGGARVDLGILARTDRIWTSDCIDPIERLVNQKYTGLVVPPELMGMHVGGPVSHSTGRAHTLPFRAGTAVFGHYGIEWDISDLTDEEYAVLGRYVELHRSWRRDLHRGTVLHADLTDPAMDLRGVVSEDRRRALFGYSLTASSASYPPGPLTFPGLEPDTLYTVRPAVPEEGHPGNGQSPLAWLQAALDGAPLRLPGRVLAQAGLQAPVLLPEQTLLIEFHAAG; this is encoded by the coding sequence ATGACCTTCGAACCCCTCCACCTCTCACGCGGAGGCACCAGCGTGGTGCTCGAGCCCCATCCGCACGGACTGCCGGCCCTCACGTACTGGGGCCCCGACCTCGGTGACGCAGGGGACCTCGCGACCCTCGCCGCGGCGCAGCAGCCGCAGCGCGTCTCCGGGGGCATCGACGTCCCGGCGCGCCTCACCCTCGTGCCGCTCGAATCCGCGGGCTGGCAGGGCACACCCGGCCTGACCGGGGACCGCTCGGGATCCCACCTCCATCCGCGCTTCACCGTCGTCTCGGTCGACTGTCCGCCCGGAGCGGCGACCGCCGTCATCGAGGCGCGCGACGACGACGCCGGGCTCGCGCTGACCGCACATGTGGGCCTCTCGGCGTCGGGCCTGCTGACCCAGCGCCTGGTGCTCACCAACACGGGCGACGACGACTACGAGGTGCGCTCGCTCCACCTCTTCTTCCCGCTCCACCACACCGCCGCCGAGGTGCTGGACACCACCGGCCGCCACCTCCGCGAGCGGTCCCCCCAGCGGCACGCCCTCACCGCGGGCACCTATGCGCGGACGAGCCGGCGCGGTCGGCCCGGGGCGGACGCCACCGTGCTGCTCGCGGCGGGCGCCGCCGGCTTCGGCTTCGAGCACGGCCGCGTGCAGGGCGTACACCTGGCATGGAGCGGCAACCAGCAGGTCCTCGTGGAGAAGACCCCCGCGGGGGCTGCGTTCCTCGCGGCGGGCGAGGTGCTCTCGCCCCGCGAGGTCGTGCTCGCGCCGGGGGAGAGCTATGCCACGCCGGAGGCCGTCGGCTCCTGGGGTGAGGGGCTGAACGAACTCTCGGGACGCTTCCACCGGGATCTCCGCGCGAGGACGTCGCATCCGCAGCGGCCCCGCCCCGTGACGCTCAACACCTGGGAGGCCGTGTACTTCGACTTGGATCTCCCGCGCCTGCTGGCGCTGGCCGACCGGGCGGCGTCCCTCGGCGTCGAACGGTTCGTGCTCGACGACGGCTGGTTCCGCGGGCGGCGGGACGACACGTCGAGCCTCGGCGACTGGTACGTGGACGAGACCGTCTGGCCGGACGGGCTGGCACCGATCATCGACCACGTGCGCGGGCTGGGCATGGAGTTCGGGCTCTGGTTCGAACCCGAGATGGTCAACCCCGACTCCGACCTCGCGCGGGCCCACCCGGAGTGGATCCTGCAGCCCGAGGGTCGGCTGCCCCTGCCGGGCCGGCAGCAGCAGGTCCTGAACCTCGGGAATCCCGACGCCTACGCGTACATCCTCGAACGCCTCGACGACATCCTGACGGCCAACGACATCGCCTACGTGAAGTGGGACCACAACCGCGACCTGCTCGAGGCCGCCGATGCGCGCACCGGGCAGGCCGCCGTGCACCGCCACGTCCTGGCGCTCTACCGGCTGCTCGACGAGCTGCGGCAGCGCCACCCCGGCCTCGAGATCGAGAGCTGCGCCTCCGGTGGTGCCCGCGTGGACCTCGGCATCCTCGCACGCACGGACCGCATCTGGACGAGCGACTGCATCGACCCGATCGAGCGGCTCGTCAACCAGAAGTACACGGGCCTCGTGGTGCCCCCCGAGCTCATGGGGATGCACGTCGGCGGGCCGGTCTCGCACTCGACCGGCAGGGCGCACACCCTGCCCTTCCGCGCCGGCACGGCCGTCTTCGGGCACTACGGCATCGAGTGGGACATCTCCGATCTCACGGACGAGGAGTACGCGGTCCTCGGCCGGTACGTGGAGCTGCACCGGTCGTGGCGCCGGGACCTGCACCGCGGCACCGTCCTCCACGCGGACCTCACCGATCCGGCGATGGACCTGCGCGGCGTGGTGTCGGAGGACCGCCGCCGGGCGCTCTTCGGCTATTCGCTGACGGCCTCGAGCGCGAGCTACCCGCCGGGGCCCCTGACGTTCCCCGGCCTCGAGCCGGACACGCTGTACACCGTGCGGCCGGCCGTCCCGGAGGAGGGGCACCCCGGCAACGGGCAGTCGCCGCTCGCCTGGCTGCAGGCGGCCCTCGACGGCGCGCCGCTCCGGCTGCCCGGTCGGGTCCTGGCCCAGGCAGGGCTCCAGGCGCCCGTGCTGCTGCCCGAGCAGACGCTGCTGATCGAGTTCCACGCCGCCGGCTGA
- the smpB gene encoding SsrA-binding protein SmpB — protein MPKESGRKVVATNRKAFHDYAVLDTYEAGIALMGTEVKSLRAGRASLIDGYAVFYGNELWLEGIHISEYSQGSWTNHAARRRRKLLLHREELTKISQKIRESGFTLVPLQLYFLNGRAKVEIAVARGKRDYDKRQTLREKQDNREALRAMREKNLGA, from the coding sequence GTGCCGAAGGAAAGTGGCCGGAAAGTCGTGGCCACCAATCGGAAGGCCTTTCACGACTACGCCGTGCTCGACACGTACGAGGCGGGCATCGCGCTCATGGGCACCGAGGTGAAATCCCTGCGCGCCGGACGCGCCTCGCTGATCGACGGCTACGCCGTCTTCTACGGCAACGAACTCTGGCTCGAGGGCATCCACATCTCGGAGTACTCGCAGGGCAGCTGGACCAACCACGCCGCCCGCCGCCGCAGGAAGCTGCTCCTGCACCGCGAGGAACTGACCAAGATCTCGCAGAAGATCCGGGAGTCGGGCTTCACCCTCGTCCCCCTGCAGCTGTACTTCCTCAACGGACGGGCCAAGGTGGAGATCGCCGTCGCCCGCGGCAAGCGGGACTACGACAAGCGCCAGACCCTGCGCGAGAAGCAGGACAACCGGGAGGCGCTGCGCGCCATGCGCGAGAAGAACCTCGGCGCGTGA
- a CDS encoding peptidoglycan DD-metalloendopeptidase family protein, with product MPLSARGHVRPSGSSWWARQDRRAFVVRATAGSSIALVVALALGSTPVVADELDDRKSALEKEITEVQQSMEYLDSDIAETIGTLKTYQGQLPAAQQALADAQGKVETAAGEAEALAVRVELAQETKNKISDELRADQQQMDATREVIGQIATEAYKNGGVPTNVSLLLGADDVEDFTESMDLVDQALRSQNAAMERLSEQNATNANSQARLVAVEAEISKLKDKADAALAAEQSARDAAAAEKGKVDRLVADTSALSEKLQAQKPVIEAKLAGVEKAQQQVNADLAERQRRQIEEARKAEEARQKAEQERLRAEAEAAAAAEQARRQAEAEAAAAAETARRAAEAEAANRPAPAPVQPQAVAPVAPVIPVAPVPAPAGPSSFGLRAPVSAPISSGFGFRPTPVGTIDFNGTGGYMHTGIDYGVGCGTPLYAPAAGEVWYADSNVLPGAGNRIVLNHGVVGGNALATNFYHLTSYLVSPGQRVSAGQLIGYTGTTGNSTGCHLHFETMLNGTLVDPIGLF from the coding sequence ATGCCGCTCAGCGCCAGGGGACACGTGCGCCCATCAGGATCCTCCTGGTGGGCCCGGCAGGACAGGCGGGCCTTCGTGGTCCGCGCGACGGCGGGCAGCTCCATCGCCCTCGTCGTCGCGCTCGCCCTCGGTTCGACGCCGGTCGTGGCCGACGAACTCGACGACCGCAAGAGTGCCCTCGAGAAGGAGATCACCGAGGTGCAGCAGTCGATGGAGTACCTCGACTCCGACATCGCCGAGACCATCGGGACCCTGAAGACGTACCAGGGCCAGCTCCCCGCCGCCCAGCAGGCACTCGCCGACGCCCAGGGCAAGGTCGAGACCGCCGCCGGTGAGGCCGAGGCCCTGGCGGTCCGCGTCGAGCTGGCGCAGGAGACGAAGAACAAGATCTCTGACGAACTCCGCGCCGACCAGCAGCAGATGGACGCGACCCGCGAGGTCATCGGCCAGATCGCGACCGAGGCGTACAAGAACGGCGGGGTCCCCACCAACGTGTCCCTGCTGCTGGGGGCCGACGACGTCGAGGACTTCACGGAGTCCATGGACCTCGTGGACCAGGCCCTGCGCAGCCAGAACGCCGCCATGGAGCGCCTCTCGGAGCAGAACGCCACGAATGCCAACAGCCAGGCGCGCCTCGTCGCGGTGGAGGCGGAGATCTCCAAGCTGAAGGACAAGGCCGACGCCGCCCTCGCGGCGGAGCAGTCCGCACGGGACGCCGCCGCCGCCGAGAAGGGGAAGGTGGACCGGCTCGTCGCGGACACCTCGGCACTGTCCGAGAAGCTCCAGGCGCAGAAGCCCGTCATCGAGGCGAAGCTTGCCGGCGTCGAGAAGGCCCAGCAGCAGGTCAACGCCGATCTCGCCGAACGCCAGCGCCGCCAGATCGAGGAGGCCCGCAAGGCGGAGGAGGCACGGCAGAAGGCCGAGCAGGAGCGCCTCCGCGCCGAGGCCGAAGCCGCCGCCGCTGCCGAGCAGGCCCGGCGCCAGGCCGAGGCGGAGGCCGCGGCAGCAGCCGAGACGGCGCGACGGGCCGCCGAGGCGGAGGCCGCCAACCGCCCGGCCCCTGCCCCCGTGCAGCCACAGGCGGTCGCGCCGGTCGCTCCCGTCATCCCGGTGGCGCCCGTGCCGGCCCCGGCCGGTCCCAGCTCCTTCGGCCTCAGGGCCCCCGTCAGCGCCCCGATCAGCTCGGGCTTCGGGTTCCGTCCCACACCGGTGGGCACCATCGACTTCAACGGCACCGGCGGGTACATGCACACCGGGATCGACTACGGCGTGGGCTGCGGCACCCCGCTCTACGCCCCCGCGGCCGGCGAGGTCTGGTACGCGGACTCCAACGTGCTGCCGGGCGCCGGGAACAGGATCGTCCTCAACCACGGCGTGGTCGGCGGCAACGCCCTCGCGACCAACTTCTACCACCTGACGAGCTACCTGGTGTCGCCCGGCCAGCGCGTGAGCGCCGGCCAGCTGATCGGCTACACCGGGACCACCGGCAACTCGACCGGCTGCCACCTGCACTTCGAGACGATGCTCAACGGCACCCTCGTGGATCCGATCGGTTTGTTCTAG
- the ftsX gene encoding permease-like cell division protein FtsX, with protein sequence MRLAFILSEIGSGIRRNLSMVTSVILVTFISLTFVGAAGLFQLQIGQMKGYWYDRVQVTIYLCVGNSSETSCATGPVTEEQRTAIQAKLESEQFAPYVDTVTYESQEEALGHFRDQFANSPIVDSVTAEQLPESFRVSLVDAEKYEVIDEAFSSEPGVDAVSDQRDFLEAIFRYMNWASVVALVIAGIMTFCAILLIATTIRLSAFSRRRETGIMRLVGASKAVIQLPFVLEGVIAAVIGAVLASATLWGASRFVIDGWLVKTFPQTAFISSQQVLILVPALILLGAVLAGLSSLLTLRRYVKV encoded by the coding sequence ATGAGGCTCGCGTTCATCCTGTCCGAGATCGGCTCGGGCATCCGCCGGAACCTGTCCATGGTCACGTCCGTGATTCTCGTGACCTTCATCTCCCTGACCTTCGTCGGTGCAGCCGGGCTCTTCCAGCTCCAGATCGGCCAGATGAAGGGTTACTGGTACGACCGCGTCCAGGTTACGATCTACCTCTGCGTCGGCAACTCCTCGGAGACGAGCTGTGCCACCGGCCCCGTGACGGAGGAGCAGCGCACCGCGATCCAGGCGAAGCTCGAATCCGAGCAGTTCGCCCCGTACGTCGACACCGTCACGTACGAGTCGCAGGAGGAGGCGCTCGGCCACTTCCGCGACCAGTTCGCCAACTCGCCGATCGTCGACTCCGTCACCGCGGAGCAGCTCCCCGAGTCCTTCCGGGTGAGCCTCGTGGACGCGGAGAAGTACGAGGTCATCGACGAGGCCTTCTCCTCGGAGCCGGGTGTCGACGCCGTCAGCGACCAGCGGGACTTCCTCGAGGCGATCTTCCGCTACATGAACTGGGCGTCCGTCGTCGCGCTCGTGATCGCGGGCATCATGACGTTCTGCGCCATCCTGCTCATCGCGACCACCATCCGCCTGTCCGCGTTCAGCCGTCGCCGCGAGACCGGCATCATGCGCCTGGTCGGGGCGTCCAAGGCGGTCATCCAGCTGCCGTTCGTCCTGGAGGGCGTCATCGCGGCCGTGATCGGCGCGGTCCTCGCCTCGGCGACCCTCTGGGGCGCGTCCCGGTTCGTGATCGACGGCTGGCTCGTGAAGACCTTCCCGCAGACGGCGTTCATCTCGTCCCAGCAGGTCCTGATCCTCGTCCCCGCACTCATCCTGCTGGGGGCCGTCCTCGCGGGGCTCTCGTCCCTGCTCACCCTCCGACGATACGTAAAGGTCTAG